A single Eriocheir sinensis breed Jianghai 21 unplaced genomic scaffold, ASM2467909v1 Scaffold1752, whole genome shotgun sequence DNA region contains:
- the LOC126990566 gene encoding uncharacterized protein LOC126990566, whose translation MTNLSQLFDYIQTPLVRCDTQLMLGGRLLAKSRYTDGEKWVCVDKKFKVIPLKCLVFSFGIGGDWSFEDEVDRKLGCTVFAFDPTIKKENHNRTARISFFNLGIGALTNTDPQAKKKVDRYANILAGLGHLNSIIDILKIDVEGSEVAFFGDVFGKTPNLLKNVKMIAMEIHMDPNLIELRRSYKVFWEYFQLLDCFGFKISHSAVNPFCGHKVVDGQHRSNCYEIVWVQDREW comes from the exons ATGACCAACCTCAGCCAGCTTTTCGACTACATCCAAACGCCGCTGGTCCGCTGCGACACACAG CTGATGCTGGGAGGCCGTTTGCTAGCCAAGAGTCGCTACACCGACGGCGAGAAATGGGTTTGTGTGGACAAGAAATTCAAAGTGATTCCCTTGAAATGTCTGGTCTTCTCCTTCGGCATTGGGGGAGACTGGTCATTCGAGGACGAAGTCGATAGGAAGCTGGGCTGCACG GTGTTTGCCTTCGACCCAACCATCAAAAAGGAGAATCACAACCGCACCGCCAGAATCAGCTTCTTCAACCTGGGCATCGGCGCCCTCACCAACACTGACCCGCAGGCCAAGAAGAAG GTGGACCGCTACGCCAACATCCTCGCGGGGCTCGGCCACCTCAACAGCATCATTGACATCCTCAAGATTGATGTGGAGGGATCCGAAGTCGCTTTCTTTGGGGATGTTTTTGGGAAGACTCCCAACCTGCTGAAGAACGTCAAGATGATAGCGATGGAGATTCACATGGACCCCAATCTTATAG agCTTAGACGAAGTTACAAAGTCTTCTGGGAATACTTTCAACTTCTGGACTGTTTCGGCTTCAAGATTTCGCACAGCGCCGTCAATCCGTTCTGTGGTCACAAAGTAGTGGACGGGCAGCACCGCTCCAACTGCTACGAGATAGTGTGGGTCCAGGACCGAGAATGGTAA